A window of the Fusarium poae strain DAOMC 252244 chromosome 3, whole genome shotgun sequence genome harbors these coding sequences:
- a CDS encoding hypothetical protein (CAZy:AA9), protein MHGVLSHGHVSEIIIDDESYYGHDPTKVTYGPQPESITWTNGAKDNGFVTSTASALSSQDIICHLNATNGHLAANITAGTTITVRWSDWPQAHWGPVLDYMARCPNNDCTTVDKAKLKFFKIDELGQLTRGTVPGSPGYWANNKLRDAKFTWNITIPAKLAPGSYVLRHEIIALHAGGAEGSTQMYPQCINLVVEGDGTVQPDGVLATDLYSSKDPGLLHNVFVDEWSDTKYVIPGPPVAKF, encoded by the coding sequence ATGCACGGGGTCTTATCTCATGGCCATGTATCCGAGATAATCATTGATGATGAAAGCTACTATGGTCATGACCCCACCAAAGTTACCTACGGACCTCAGCCTGAGAGCATCACCTGGACAAACGGTGCCAAAGACAACGGTTTTGTAACCTCCACCGCAAGCGCCCTATCTTCCCAAGACATCATATGCCACCTCAATGCCACCAACGGACACCTGGCAGCAAATATCACTGCTGGCACGACCATCACTGTGCGTTGGTCAGACTGGCCACAAGCCCATTGGGGACCTGTGCTTGACTACATGGCGCGTTGTCCAAACAACGATTGCACAACAGTCGACAAAGCCAAATTGAAGTTCTTCAAGATCGATGAGCTAGGTCAACTGACGCGAGGAACAGTACCTGGTTCACCAGGGTACTGGGCAAACAACAAACTTCGAGATGCTAAGTTCACATGGAATATCACAATTCCGGCCAAGCTGGCTCCTGGAAGCTATGTTCTAAGGCATGAAATCATTGCACTTCATGCTGGAGGTGCTGAGGGATCAACACAGATGTACCCTCAATGCATCAATCTTGTTGTTGAGGGAGATGGTACTGTTCAGCCCGATGGCGTGTTGGCTACAGACCTATACTCTTCTAAAGATCCTGGCTTGCTGCATAATGTATTTGTGGATGAGTGGAGTGATACAAAGTATGTAATTCCTGGACCTCCTGTAGCCAAGTTCTAG
- a CDS encoding hypothetical protein (TransMembrane:12 (i473-494o509-529i550-576o582-604i616-637o722-742i1136-1155o1167-1186i1207-1234o1254-1276i1288-1307o1409-1428i)) — MSIPSNSENGTSVDETTGPMAQLARRFSLTRTYSALSANINPFLAKDARLDPKSPDFSPEYWVKSMLHAFSQDVEKYPRHTAGVSWRGLSVHGFGDPTDYQKDVLNVAWRGPLGAFDWFANRKQKINIINDFDGLVESGELLLVLGRPGSGVSTLLKTIAGHTHGLHMDKSSEFNYQGIPFDLMHKNFRGEVIYQAETDIHFPQLTVGDTLLFAALARTPQERVANISRKVYAEHLRDAVMAMFGILNTIDTRVGDDYVRGVSGGERKRVSIAEATLVQSTTQCWDNSTRGLDSATALEFVKKLRLGTELGGASAIVALYQASQAAYDEFDKVLLLYEGRQIYFGPTSYATRYFTDMGFECPPRQTTADFLTSLTNPVERIIRPGYEHLVPRGPDDFADQWRMSQQREALLQDIAAFQLKYPLDGKRVENLKDIRRTQKARFMSDNSPFTISVPMQIRLCIGRGVKRLLGDKTFFIATILGNFFMSLVLGSVYFDLPSSAESMNSRCSVLFFAILFNGLSSALEILALYSQRPIVEKHARYALYRPLSEAVSSVFCDLPSKIISTLAFNIPLYFMANLRRDASSFFIFLLFGFTTTLTMSMILRTIGQSSKTIHQALVPATIFIIGLVIYAGFVLPIRNMKGWLRWINYVNPIAYSYESLVANEFSGRTFHCQTMIPSGPGYEGVEPTQQACSVTGAAPGQDFVDGDFYIGNVYKYYDAHIWRNYGILIGFIIFFTCTYLVAAEFFSSNPSKGEVLVFRKASKGRRTGVDEEAAKSDIPTHRSDNHDIFDAKTDMTPSPATFCWKDLCYDIKVKGQTRRILDGVNGWVQPGKITALMGATGAGKTTLLDTLADRITMGVITGDILVNGLPRGKSFQRTTGYVQQQDIHLETSTVREALRFSAVLRQPSSLSKEEKYRYVEEVISLLEMDLYANAVVGVHGNGLNVEQRKRLSIGVELAAKPDVLIFLDEPTSGLDSQTAWSIVTLIKKLANHGQAILCTIHQPSALIFQQFDRLLLLAKGGKTVYFGDVGENAAVMTQYFQSFGATPCRSDENPAEWMLHVIGAAPGAHTDRDWADTWKTSPQYDSVQKELAVLTHPNQVGDSNDHDTPYAAPFMKQFLTCTRRVAEQYYRTPTYIYAKLLLCLITSLFIGLSFQNSPLSLQGLQNQLFSIFMLLVIFAFLVYQTMPGFVAQRTLYEGRERSSKTYAWYNLVLANTVVEMMWNSVASLALYLPFYFLVGMYKNGRATDTQDERGALMFLLVWAVMVYEGTFAHMCVAGAPTAEVGATLSLLLFMMTLVFAGVLVPYSKLPGFWTFMYRLSPMTYIIGAIVSDGIGKQQVQCSDIEFLQFQAPTNLTCEEYAGPFVEMAGGSLQNPEASQTCLYCPIASTDSYLATLTINYDERWRNFGLIWAFIIFDIVAALTAYWLIRVPKTNLKLRFWRK; from the exons ATGTCTATCCCTTCAAACAGTGAGAATGGCACTTCGGTGGACGAAACCACTGGGCCCATGGCTCAGCTAGCTCGAAGATTCTCTCTCACACGCACTTACTCGGCTTTATCGGCCAACATCAACCCTTTCCTTGCCAAAGATGCCCGATTGGATCCCAAGTCGCCTGACTTCTCTCCCGAGTATTGGGTTAAGTCTATGCTTCACGCCTTTTCTCAGGATGTAGAGAAGTATCCCCGTCACACTGCTGGTGTTTCTTGGCGAGGGCTGAGTGTTCATGGGTTTGGTGACCCAACGGACTATCAGAAAGACGTACTCAACGTTGCCTGGAGAGGTCCTCTCGGTGCGTTCGATTGGTTTGCTAATCGGAAGCAGAAGATAAACATCATCAATGATTTTGATGGGCTGGTCGAAAGTGGGGAGCTACTGCTTGTGTTGGGCCGTCCAGGAAG TGGTGTTTCGACTCTACTCAAAACTATCGCAGGGCATACCCATGGCTTGCATATGGACAAGTCTTCTGAATTCAACTACCAGG GAATCCCTTTCGATCTCATGCACAAGAACTTTCGGGGAGAGGTCATCTACCAAGCCGAGACAGAcatacacttccctcaactgaCAGTAGGCGATACGCTGTTATTCGCCGCATTAGCCCGTACGCCTCAAGAGCGAGTTGCCAACATATCGCGCAAAGTCTACGCCGAGCATCTCCGAGATGCTGTCATGGCCATGTTCGGTATCCTCAACACTATCGACACGAGGGTAGGAGATGACTATGTCAGAGGTGTCAGTGGAGGTGAGAGAAAGCGAGTCAGCATCGCAGAAGCCACTCTCGTTCAGAGTACTACGCAATGTTGGGATAACAGCACTCGAGGTTTAGACAGTGCTACCGCTCTCGAgttcgtcaagaagcttcgaCTTGGCACTGAGCTTGGTGGTGCTAGTGCAATTGTTGCCCTCTATCAAGCTAGTCAAGCCGCTTATGAT GAATTTGACAAAGTCCTTTTACTGTACGAGGGTCGACAGATCTACTTTGGTCCAACAAGCTACGCGACTAGATACTTTACCGACATGGGCTTCGAATGTCCTCCACGACAGACAACCGCCGACTTCTTGACATCGTTGACAAACCCAGTCGAACGCATCATACGCCCTGGCTATGAACATCTTGTTCCTCGCGGCCCTGACGACTTTGCCGATCAGTGGAGGATGAGTCAACAACGAGAGGCGCTACTCCAAGACATAGCAGCTTTTCAGCTTAAATATCCTCTCGATGGAAAGCGTGTGGAGAATCTGAAAGATATTAGAAGAACACAGAAAGCTCGGTTCAT GTCCGACAACAGCCCTTTTACTATTTCCGTGCCCATGCAGATCCGGTTGTGCATTGGTAGAGGAGTCAAGAGACTTCTCGGTGACAAGACTTTCTTTATAGCTACCATCTTGGGAAACTTCTTCATGTCTCTTGTTCTCGGAAGTGTCTACTTCGACTTACCCAGCAGTGCCGAAAGTATGAATAGTCGATGTTCAGTTCTTTTCTTTGCCATTTTGTTCAACGGCTTGAGCAGTGCTCTAGAG ATACTCGCACTTTACAGTCAGCGACCGATTGTAGAGAAGCATGCGAGATACGCTTTATATCGACCATTGTCCGAAGCAGTCTCTTCCGTCTTCTGCGATCTGCCGTCCAAGATTATCTCAACCCTCGCGTTCAACATTCCTCTTTACTTCATGGCCAACCTCCGTCGCGATGCCTCATCTTTCTTTATCTTTTTGCTCTTTGGTTTCACAACCACTCTCACCATGTCTATGATCCTGCGAACCATTGGCCAATCTTCAAAGACGATCCACCAAGCATTAGTTCCTGCCACCATTTTCATCATTGGTCTCGTCATCTATGCTGGGTTTGTTTTGCCGATTCGAAACATGAAAGGCTGGCTCAGATGGATCAACTATGTCAATCCAATCGCCTATTCTTACGAGTCCCTGGTCGCCAACGAGTTCTCGGGAAGGACATTCCATTGTCAGACGATGATACCGTCTGGTCCTGGGTACGAAGGTGTTGAGCCGACGCAGCAAGCGTGCTCTGTTACCGGCGCTGCTCCAGGGCAGGATTTTGTTGATGGTGACTTCTATATTGGAAATGTCTACAAGTATTATGATGCTCATATCTGGAG AAACTACGGTATCCTAATCGGCTTCATCATTTTCTTCACTTGCACGTACCTCGTTGCGGCAGAGTTCTTTTCATCCAATCCCTCCAAGGGTGAAGTTCTCGTCTTTCGCAAAGCTAGTAAGGGTCGTCGTACAGGAGTGGATGAAGAGGCCGCAAAATCTGATATCCCAACCCACCGAAGCGACAACCATGATATTTTCGACGCGAAAACCGACATGACTCCCAGCCCTGCCACTTTCTGCTGGAAGGATCTCTGCTACGACATCAAGGTTAAGGGACAGACACGACGTATCCTCGACGGGGTAAATGGTTGGGTACAGCCAGGAAAGATCACTGCTCTAATG GGAGCCACTGGAGCTGGCAAGACGACACTGCTCGACACACTGGCAGATCGCATTACCATGGGCGTTATCACTGGCGACATACTTGTCAACGGACTTCCGCGGGGCAAGTCATTCCAGAGAACTACCGGCTACGTACAGCAGCAGGATATCCATCTTGAAACATCAACAGTGAGAGAGGCGCTTCGATTTAGTGCCGTTCTTAGGCAGCCCTCGTCGCTTTCGAAAGAGGAGAAATATCGGTATGTGGAGGAGGTCATCAGCTTGCTAGAAATGGACCTGTACGCAAATGCAGTTGTTGGAGTTCATGGAAACG GTCTCAATGTGGAGCAGAGAAAGCGGCTGTCGATTGGTGTAGAGCTTGCCGCCAAACCAGACGTCCTCATCTTTCTCGATGAACCAACATCTGGTCTTGACAGCCAGACAGCCTGGTCGATAGTCACTCTCATCAAGAAACTGGCGAATCATGGCCAGGCAATTCTTTGTACCATTCATCAACCATCTGCTCTCATTTTTCAGCAATTTGATCGTCTCCTCTTACTTGCAAAGGGTGGAAAGACCGTCTATTTTGGCGATGTAGGTGAGAACGCTGCTGTCATGACTCAGTATTTTCAGAGCTTCGGTGCCACGCCATGCCGATCGGATGAGAACCCAGCTGAATGGATGCTTCATGTTATTGGTGCTGCACCTGGCGCTCACACAGATCGTGACTGGGCCGATACTTGGAAAACCAGTCCACAGTATGACTCTGTGCAAAAGGAATTGGCCGTTTTGACGCACCCAAACCAAGTTGGTGATTCCAACGATCATGATACTCCTTACGCTGCACCGTTTATGAAGCAGTTTTTGACTTGCACCAGGCGTGTCGCCGAACAATATTACCGAACACCCACTTACATATATGCCAAGTTGCTACTTTGTTTGATCACG AGTCTTTTCATCGGCCTCTCATTTCAGAACTCGCCTCTATCACTACAAGGACTCCAGAACCAGTTGTTCTCAATCTTTATGCTACTCGTTATTTTCGCGTTCCTCGTTTACCAGACCATGCCCGGGTTTGTCGCTCAGAGAACACTTTATGAAGGTCGAGAGAGATCATCAAAAACGTATGCATGGTACAACCTTGTATTGGCCAATACCGTTGTCGAAATGATGTGGAACTCTGTAGCGTCTCTGGCACTTTACTTGCCATTCTATTTCCTTGTCGGTATGTATAAGAATGGACGCGCAACAGATACTCAGGATGAACGTGGTGCTTTGATGTTTCTCCTCGTCTGGGCGGTTATGGTGTATGAAGGTACCTTTGCACATATGTGTGTCGCCGGAGCACCGACTGCCGAGGTTGGCGCGACACTTTCATTGCTGCTTTTCATGATGACACTTGTTTTCGCTGG TGTTCTTGTTCCATACTCGAAACTTCCCGGATTCTGGACCTTTATGTATCGCCTTTCTCCCATGACCTACATTATCGGTGCCATTGTCTCAGATGGCATAGGAAAGCAACAAGTTCAATGCTCCGACATTGAGTTCCTGCAGTTCCAAGCACCAACGAATCTCACTTGTGAGGAATATGCTGGGCCATTTGTGGAAATGGCCGGAGGCTCATTACAAAACCCTGAAGCGAGCCAGACTTGTCTGTACTGTCCGATTGCGTCGACGGACTCGTACCTCGCTACGCTCACCATCAACTACGACGAAAGGTGGAGGAACTTTGGACTAATCTGggcttttattatctttGACATCGTGGCTGCTTTAACTGCTTATTGGCTTATCAGAGTCCCCAAGACAAACTTGAAGCTTAGATTTTGGAGGAAGTAG
- a CDS encoding hypothetical protein (TransMembrane:1 (o519-538i)) yields MSQTPTQTQRRLRGPQKSKACDSCKSRKIRCSGYPPPCSSCNERKDACHFGHRKIPLRKNVNKSLILGNTTGSASTEPPTPVLPSERSPTNQCRDNKEILQFTEGDIFIDRILFGMPSNDLAGKEQRFSLKGIGLLSGTSRVTFFSDSRLETLSAKLQNNKVDDLMRRISSIIKNKVKPTSSISAVYSLEQGLPLLDHATAAKYIMIYYERVHPLFPFLDRECFDTTVATGNLNSIFSNDSAFSALYHSVLALGCLHDGGGSFEPGKGKAWELFSVASPLLPDIVKSGKSLVALQAMTAAAVYALGIPCLSIEEKIMTDAARMAQDLAPLLSKGPFAKSFHRVFWVMYAIEKMSSFHFGRSSVFIDANIVTPLPHVPESNFGNFNWALAIARHCRLLSRALTTLFSPGICGRGPNYFLSTLSQLEQDLEQWRMSISEDLRPAPSHKPHLYRRPVKGSIAIWVNYLYYSFKLILLRSRLQINGDPENDLTKPSYRELLIEISRSILEITTYIDVEPSTPLWILAGIPICALFVLFDHVISDPKSPDTRSNLALLDIAGGHFSRIEFASGGSLPGSLISEFTYIAREYINQLTSRGILKESQNALRPNDGSFSALGTTEATSIPTLATPNTGQVARSLTPPIPQAMIPDTASLISPLYAPIETLWDQENDSFFGIDVMDIFSNL; encoded by the exons ATGTCACAAACTCCGACTCAAACTCAACGCCGACTCCGTGGCCCTCAAAAATCTAAAGCATGTGATTCTTGCAAAAGCAGAAAGATCCGATGTTCCG GTTATCCTCCGCCTTGTTCAAGTTGCAAC GAACGGAAAGATGCCTGTCACTTTGGACATCGCAAGATTCCACTGAGAAAAAATG TCAATAAATCTTTAATCTTGGGCAATACCACAGGTTCCGCTTCTACTGAGCCCCCAACGCCGGTCTTGCCATCAGAAAGATCTCCA ACGAACCAATGTCGCGACAACAAGGAAATTTTGCAATTTACAGAAGGCGATATCTTCATCGATCGTATCCTTTTTGGGATGCCTTCAAATGATTTGGCAGGTAAAGAGCAACGTTTTTCTCTCAAG GGTATCGGCTTACTTA GCGGTACCTCAAGGGTCACATTCTTCTCTGACAGCAGACTGGAAACTCTTTCTGCAAAACTTCAAAACAACAAGGTTGATGATCTGATGCGCAGGATCTCATCAATTATCAAAAACAAAGTGAAGCCGACAAGTAGCATATCTGCTGTTTACAGTCTTGAACAAGGTCTTCCATTGCTCGACCAcgcaacagcagcaaagtATATAATGA TCTACTATGAGCGAGTTCATCCTCTGTTTCCTTTTCTGGACCGCGAATGTTTTGATACAACCGTCGCTACAGGCAATCTCAACAGTATCTTTAGTAACGACTCAGCATTCTCTGCGCTTTATCACTCAGTCCTGGCTTTGGGTTGCTTGCACGATGGCGGTGGTAGTTTTGAACCTGGTAAAGGCAAAGCTTGGGAATTGTTCTCTGTGGCGTCGCCTCTCCTTCCTGATATAGTGAAATCTGGAAAGTCGTTGGTAGCTCTCCAAGCTATGACTGCTGCTGCGGTATATGCACTAGGCATTCCATGTCTCTCCATCGAGGAGAAGATCATGACTGATGCAGCTCGCATGGCCCAAGATCTGGCACCTTTACTTTCCAAAGGTCCTTTTGCCAAATCTTTTCATCGTGTATTCTGGGTCATGTATGCAATAGAGAAGATGTCTAGCTTCCACTTTGGACGGAGTTCG GTTTTCATCGACGCCAATATCGTAACACCCTTGCCTCATGTGCCGGAATCCAACTTTGGAAACTTCAATTGGGCTCTGGCAATTGCCCGACATTGCCGCTTATTGTCACGGGCATTGACGACATTATTTTCCCCAGGTATTTGTGGCAGGGGACCGAACTATTTTCTTAGCACCTTGAGTCAACTTGAACAGGATCTTGAGCAATGGCGAATGTCTATTTCAGAAGACCTTCGACCTGCGCCTTCTCACAAGCCCCATTTGTATCGTCGACCAGTCAAAGGCTCGATAGCGATTTGGGTCAATTATCTGTACTACAGCTTCAAACTCATTCTTTTAAGAAGTAGACTGCAGATTAATGGGGACCCTGAGAACGACCTGACAAAGCCATCGTACAGAGAACTGCTCATAGAGATTTCTCGATCCATTCTTGAGATTACTACATATATTGACGTGGAGCCCTCCACACCCCTATG GATCTTGGCAGGTATTCCGATCTGTGCTCTTTTCGTTCTTTTTGATCACGTCATAAGCGACCCCAAATCGCCTGATACAAGAAGCAATCTCGCACTTCTCGATATTGCAGGAGGGCATTTTAGCCGGATCGAGTTTGCGAGTGGAGGATCACTGCCAGGGTCTCTTATCAGCGAGTTTACATATATCGCACGGGAGTACATCAACCAGTTGACATCACGAGGTATACTGAAAGAATCGCAAAACGCTCTTCGACCGAATGATGGAAGCTTCTCTGCGTTGGGAACCACCGAAGCCACTAGTATTCCTACACTCGCCACTCCCAATACTGGACAGGTAGCAAGATCTCTCACT CCTCCTATACCCCAGGCCATGATCCCAGATACAGCGTCTTTGATTTCACCTTTGTACGCACCAATCGAGACATTGTGGGATCAAGAGAATGATTCATTCTTTGGAATTGATGTAATGGATATATTCAGTAATCTGTAA
- a CDS encoding hypothetical protein (SECRETED:SignalP(1-18)), producing MRPYFRVTLLLQTVYVLSKTTNNTIIYGSDDIISLSSDGSKADIVVLDYGYSVEGHPTFKVVSASGHTSGFELTFAESKTALDAYMSDGPLPLTAAMETYRVNKYNISDPGLFTNRLVLAGSLQLERVGVKPTVHTTPLTELPGSFECSDEDLTRIWYTGTRTAQLTEIPKNSIPQFWQVTDEGALVENVAPQALSDPTAAQATSYEIDFEVKPLTGEFVFSVLSDTLNEAILITCNVEIGAISSSTSSSGTIPAKLNIGEWVSIHARVNMTDIEVSINNQTALKFIQTDKFYGSFGLGTSLGHSAYYRNLRATTLNGVEIYSSTLKDQSFLDDFLMGTNPLDIIVDGSRRDRIAYSGDLDIAISSTFASTYGKSFVEGSLDLVGSFQTTAGFWIPNAKIQQAPLPQPLDINITGLIGYSFNLLNGLATNYEVLGNKTFANEWAPRAVSMLEWAHSQLVDGVFTIDDASLAGDWNYYDPPQTGASTKFNALYAYSLQKLEKFLKAGGVSTGKYQTRLKNLRKAVHKHLWNETMGAYVLSSEIKTGFSQDANALAILAGIPQSNGISAGSLLKTMEAELQLPAGPLAFSSGTVKSGFAQKISPFSSAYHLRAAFESGDQHTAKQLLKTLWAPMANPAKANYTNTFWETLDTDGTPGLGIMTSLCHGWAAGPTAELSKWVLGVQVDKPGFAEWKVQPTLLGLEWARGHVPTEKGTIEVDWKLVSNLLHMKVRVVGDKGTSGTVYLPQLLPVACEDSVFKVNGKVVKKNKFPVRGGEQIEVVQMRK from the exons ATGCGTCCTTACTTCAGAGTAACCTTGCTGCTTCAGACGGTTTACGTTCTCTCCAAaacaaccaacaacaccatcatctATGGTAGTGATGATATTATAAGTCTGTCTTCTGATGGGTCCAAGGCCGACATAGTGGTTCTCGACTATGGGTACAGTGTCGAGGGCCATCCGACGTTCAAAGTAGTTTCCGCATCAGGCCATACATCTGGCTTCGAACTTACCTTTGCAGAATCCAAAACTGCGTTGGACGCATACATG AGCGATGGACCCCTTCCCCTCACAGCAGCAATGGAAACCTATCGAGTCAACAAGTACAACATATCCGATCCTGGATTGTTCACCAATCGACTTGTCTT ggcTGGAAGTCTTCAACTTGAGCGTGTGGGAGTCAAGCCAACAGTTCATACAACACCCCTTACAGAACTACCAGGATCTTTCGAATGTTCTGACGAAGACTTGACTCGTATTTGGTACACTGGTACCAGGACAGCTCAGCTCACCGAGATCCCCAAGAACAGCATCCCACAGTTCTGGCAGGTAACCGATGAAGGAGCCTTGGTGGAGAATGTAGCTCCCCAAGCTTTGAGTGACCCTACTGCGGCTCAGGCTACCAGTTACGAGATTGACTTTGAGGTTAAACCTTTGACTGGTGAGTTTGTATTTTCCGTTCTGTCAGATACTTTGAACGAGGCTATTCTCATTACCTGCAATGTCGAGATTGGTGCCATCTCCTCCAGCACTTCCTCGTCTGGCACTATTCCCGCCAAGCTGAATATCGGCGAATGGGTTTCTATTCACGCACGGGTCAACATGACCGACATCGAGGTTTCTATCAATAACCAGACAGCCCTCAAGTTCATACAGACAGACAAGTTCTATGGCTCATTTGGTCTTGGTACATCTCTTGGACACTCCGCTTATTATCGCAACCTCCGCGCTACCACACTCAATGGCGTCGAGATTTATTCTTCCACTTTGAAGGACCAATCCtttcttgatgatttcttAATGGGCACCAACCCTCTGGATATCATCGTCGACGGTTCACGACGTGATCGAATTGCCTACTCTGGTGACCTCGATATTGCAATCTCATCGACATTTGCTAGTACCTACGGAAAGTCATTTGTCGAAGGATCACTCGATTTGGTCGGATCGTTCCAGACAACCGCTGGATTCTGGATTCCCAATGCTAAGATCCAGCAAGCACCTTTACCCCAACCCCTCGACATCAATATCACTGGTCTCATTGGCTACTCTTTTAATCTACTCAATGGTCTTGCAACTAACTATGAAGTACTCGGTAACAAGACATTTGCCAATGAATGGGCCCCGCGAGCAGTTTCAATGTTAGAGTGGGCTCATTCTCAGTTGGTAGATGGAGTCTTCACTATCGACGATGCGTCATTGGCCGGTGACTGGAATTATTATGATCCTCCCCAGACAGGCGCCAGTACCAAGTTCAACGCTCTCTATGCCTACTCTCTTCAAAAATTAGAGAAGTTCCTCAAGGCGGGTGGTGTCAGCACGGGCAAGTATCAGACTCGTCTCAAGAATCTGCGCAAGGCTGTCCACAAACATCTCTGGAATGAGACAATGGGCGCTTACGTTTTGAGTAGCGAGATCAAGACTGGATTCTCCCAGGACGCAAACGCTCTGGCTATCCTCGCTGGTATTCCTCAGAGCAACGGCATTTCTGCCGGATCGCTGTTGAAGACTATGGAGGCAGAGCTACAGCTCCCAGCTGGACCTCTTGCCTTTAGCAGCGGTACAGTCAAATCTGGATTCGCCCAGAAGATTAGCCCTTTCTCATCCGCATACCACCTCCGAGCAGCCTTTGAGTCTGGTGACCAGCACACTGCTAAACAACTCCTCAAGACATTATGGGCACCCATGGCGAATCCAGCCAAGGCCAATTACACCAACACCTTCTGGGAGACCCTTGACACAGATGGAACACCCGGACTTGGTATCATGACATCTCTTTGCCATGGGTGGGCTGCTGGACCTACCGCTGAACTAAGTAAGTGGGTTCTCGGAGTTCAAGTTGACAAGCCCGGATTTGCCGAATGGAAGGTCCAGCCCAcgcttcttggcctcgagtGGGCAAGAGGCCATGTTCCGACCGAGAAGGGAACCATTGAAGTTGACTGGAAGCTTGTGTCCAATCTTTTGCACATGAAGGTTCGAGTTGTGGGAGACAAGGGAACGAGTGGTACTGTTTATCTTCCTCAGTTACTTCCTGTGGCGTGCGAGGACAGTGTGTTCAAGGTCAATGGAAAGgttgtcaagaagaacaagttTCCTGTTCGTGGTGGTGAACAGATTGAGGTAGTCCAAATGAGGAAGTAA